From a single Saccharomonospora amisosensis genomic region:
- the pstS gene encoding phosphate ABC transporter substrate-binding protein PstS, translating into MKRYPLGRVLALPAAAALTFGLVACGSANEEGGGNESGNGGSGLSGTISGAGASSQDAAQQAWQAGFIGKNPDVTVNYDPIGSGGGREQFASGGSDFGGTDAYLDEEELAAAKKRCGEVVEIPTYVSPIAVIFNVEGVDELNLKPATIAKIFNQKITKWNDPAIAADNPGTKLPDTAISPVNRSDESGTTENFVEYLKAAAPQDWPHEVSGDWPVKGGEAAQGTSGVVQAVTNGNGTIGYADASQAGDLSTAKVGVGDEFVGYSPEAAAKVLEVSKRVEGRGEYSFAYDLARDTTESGTYPIVLVSYEIACTNYDDANKAKLVKGYLDYMISEEGQQASAKSAGSAPISDQLRQEIQPAVDAIGSGS; encoded by the coding sequence GTGAAGCGTTACCCACTGGGCCGCGTTCTCGCCCTCCCAGCGGCGGCCGCGCTCACCTTCGGCCTTGTGGCCTGTGGCTCGGCGAACGAGGAAGGCGGGGGCAACGAGTCCGGTAACGGTGGCTCGGGCCTTTCGGGCACGATCTCGGGCGCGGGCGCGAGCTCGCAGGACGCCGCACAGCAGGCCTGGCAGGCGGGCTTCATCGGCAAGAACCCTGATGTGACGGTCAACTACGACCCGATCGGCTCCGGCGGTGGTCGCGAGCAGTTCGCCTCGGGGGGTTCCGACTTCGGTGGCACCGACGCCTACCTCGACGAGGAGGAACTCGCGGCTGCCAAGAAGCGGTGCGGCGAGGTCGTCGAGATCCCGACCTACGTCTCGCCGATCGCGGTCATCTTCAACGTCGAAGGCGTCGACGAGCTGAACCTCAAGCCCGCCACGATCGCCAAGATCTTCAACCAGAAGATCACGAAGTGGAACGACCCGGCAATTGCCGCCGACAACCCGGGTACGAAGCTGCCGGACACGGCGATCTCGCCGGTGAACCGCTCGGACGAGTCCGGTACCACCGAGAACTTCGTCGAGTACCTCAAGGCCGCCGCGCCGCAGGACTGGCCGCACGAAGTCAGCGGCGACTGGCCGGTCAAGGGTGGTGAGGCCGCGCAGGGCACCTCTGGTGTCGTGCAGGCCGTGACCAACGGCAACGGCACCATCGGCTACGCCGACGCCAGCCAGGCGGGCGACCTCAGCACCGCCAAGGTCGGTGTCGGCGACGAGTTCGTCGGCTACTCCCCGGAGGCGGCGGCCAAGGTGCTCGAGGTCTCCAAGCGGGTGGAGGGTCGCGGCGAGTACAGCTTCGCCTACGACCTCGCCCGTGACACCACCGAGTCGGGCACCTACCCGATCGTGCTGGTGTCCTACGAGATCGCGTGCACCAACTACGACGACGCGAACAAGGCCAAGCTGGTCAAGGGTTACCTCGACTACATGATCAGCGAAGAGGGCCAGCAGGCCTCCGCCAAGTCCGCGGGGTCGGCGCCGATCTCCGACCAGCTGCGTCAGGAGATCCAGCCCGCGGTGGACGCGATCGGCTCCGGTAGCTGA
- the dusB gene encoding tRNA dihydrouridine synthase DusB, translated as MSCVTAPVTKPALKIGPYEVDPPVVLAPMAGITNIAFRGLCREYGAGLYVCEMITARAVVERHPGTMHMMSFDKGEYPRSMQLYGVDPATMSEAVKIIVGEGLADHIDANFGCPVAKVTRKGGGAALPYKRKLFSRIVAASVKAADAAGVPFTVKFRVGIDDDHHTYLDAGRIAEAEGAAAVALHARTAAQRYSGNADWSHIARLKEAVDTIPVLGNGDIFSADDALRMVNETGCDGVVVGRGCLGRPWLFGELEAAFSGRPVPEGPTLGEVARVLRRHAELLVQHDGHSKAMRDLRKHMAWYFMGFPVGSELRRRFAMVSSLEELDELIGQLDSDAPFPTDALGPRGRQGSPGKVTLPHGWLADPDDPRVPEGADLMHSGG; from the coding sequence ATGAGTTGCGTGACCGCGCCCGTTACCAAGCCCGCACTGAAGATTGGCCCCTACGAGGTCGATCCTCCCGTCGTGCTGGCTCCCATGGCAGGCATCACCAACATCGCGTTCCGCGGGCTGTGCCGCGAGTACGGCGCTGGTCTCTACGTCTGCGAGATGATCACTGCCCGTGCCGTCGTGGAACGCCACCCCGGCACGATGCACATGATGAGCTTCGACAAGGGTGAATATCCGCGCTCGATGCAGCTGTACGGCGTCGATCCAGCCACCATGAGTGAGGCCGTCAAGATCATCGTCGGAGAGGGGCTCGCCGATCACATCGACGCCAACTTCGGCTGCCCAGTCGCGAAGGTGACCCGCAAGGGCGGCGGCGCGGCTCTGCCGTACAAGCGCAAGCTGTTCTCCCGCATCGTCGCCGCATCGGTGAAGGCCGCCGACGCGGCGGGCGTGCCTTTCACCGTCAAGTTCCGCGTCGGCATCGACGACGACCACCACACCTACCTCGACGCCGGGCGCATCGCGGAGGCGGAAGGCGCGGCGGCCGTGGCGCTGCACGCCCGCACAGCCGCGCAGCGATACTCCGGTAACGCCGACTGGTCCCACATCGCCCGGCTGAAGGAAGCCGTCGACACCATCCCGGTGCTGGGCAACGGCGACATCTTCAGCGCGGACGACGCGTTGCGCATGGTCAACGAAACCGGCTGCGACGGCGTCGTCGTTGGCAGGGGATGCCTGGGCAGGCCATGGCTGTTCGGCGAACTCGAGGCCGCGTTCAGCGGCAGGCCGGTGCCGGAAGGGCCCACACTCGGCGAGGTGGCACGGGTGCTGCGCAGGCACGCGGAGCTACTCGTGCAGCACGACGGGCACAGCAAGGCCATGCGCGATCTGCGCAAACACATGGCCTGGTACTTCATGGGCTTCCCCGTCGGCTCCGAGTTGCGCAGGCGGTTCGCCATGGTGTCCTCGCTCGAGGAACTGGACGAACTGATCGGCCAGCTCGACAGCGACGCCCCGTTCCCCACCGACGCGCTCGGCCCACGCGGCAGGCAAGGATCGCCGGGGAAGGTGACGTTGCCGCACGGCTGGCTCGCCGACCCCGACGATCCCCGAGTTCCCGAGGGCGCCGACCTGATGCACTCAGGCGGCTAG
- a CDS encoding GyrI-like domain-containing protein, whose translation MSVEATVRDRAEQPYVGVRATITMTTFGLVADRIPEIFAWLGERGIAPAGPPFFRYYLIDVERELEVEAGVPVATPVEGGDGLCGGVLPAGRYATMTHVGHPDKLSTSISALLGWARERGLEWDMERAPDGERWGCRLEWFKTDPRAEPDRDKWETELAFRLAA comes from the coding sequence ATGAGTGTCGAAGCTACGGTGCGCGACCGTGCCGAGCAGCCGTACGTCGGTGTACGGGCGACGATCACGATGACCACGTTCGGGCTGGTCGCCGACCGCATCCCGGAGATCTTCGCCTGGCTCGGCGAACGCGGCATCGCGCCCGCGGGTCCGCCGTTCTTCCGCTATTACCTCATCGACGTCGAGCGGGAACTCGAGGTGGAAGCCGGTGTGCCGGTGGCGACACCGGTCGAAGGCGGCGACGGCTTGTGCGGCGGTGTGTTGCCCGCGGGCAGGTACGCGACCATGACCCATGTCGGCCACCCGGACAAACTGTCCACCAGCATCAGCGCGCTGCTGGGCTGGGCGCGGGAGCGGGGCCTGGAGTGGGACATGGAACGCGCCCCGGATGGTGAGCGTTGGGGGTGTCGCCTCGAGTGGTTCAAGACCGACCCTCGGGCTGAGCCCGATCGCGACAAGTGGGAAACCGAGCTGGCGTTTCGGCTAGCCGCCTGA
- a CDS encoding superoxide dismutase family protein, giving the protein MRPRNLPTLLFTTAVASAAVLTGTQGAIAAPESDDAEVRIVKGTFEEEYSLDAAALTYYPTLVPAGAEAGVVSASQSMTGTVTKLAVSGLVPNRAYGAHVHTDRCGPTGADAGPHYQNVPDPNPPSTDPAYANPANEIWLDFTTDSEGSASAVSEVDWVFQDPRPRSVVIHERHTSTGTGVAGEAGERLACVNVNF; this is encoded by the coding sequence ATGCGACCCCGAAATCTTCCAACCCTGCTGTTCACCACCGCCGTCGCCTCGGCCGCCGTGCTCACCGGCACGCAGGGCGCCATCGCCGCGCCGGAATCCGACGACGCAGAAGTCAGAATCGTCAAGGGCACTTTTGAGGAGGAGTACAGCCTCGACGCCGCGGCGCTGACCTACTACCCGACGCTCGTGCCCGCAGGCGCTGAGGCGGGCGTGGTGTCCGCCTCTCAGTCGATGACCGGAACGGTGACCAAGCTCGCCGTCTCCGGTCTCGTGCCGAACCGGGCGTACGGAGCGCACGTGCACACCGACCGGTGCGGCCCGACCGGGGCCGACGCGGGCCCGCACTACCAGAACGTGCCGGACCCGAATCCACCGTCGACCGATCCCGCCTACGCCAACCCCGCCAACGAGATCTGGCTGGACTTCACCACCGACAGCGAGGGTTCCGCGAGCGCGGTGTCCGAGGTGGACTGGGTCTTCCAGGACCCGAGGCCGAGGTCGGTCGTGATCCATGAGCGGCACACCTCGACCGGGACGGGGGTGGCAGGCGAGGCCGGAGAGAGGCTGGCCTGCGTCAACGTCAACTTCTGA
- a CDS encoding glycoside hydrolase family 13 protein translates to MSDLWWQTAVIYQVYVRSFADGNGGGVGDLPGVRDRLDYLAGLGVDAVWLTPFYVSPMADGGYDVADYRAVDPLFGDLSDAEALIADAHARGLRVIVDVVPNHTSSQHPWFVEALASPAGSAARQRYIFRDGCGDEPPNDWESMFGGSAWTRVPDGQWYLHLFDPAQPDLNWEHPDVRTEFDDILRFWLDRGVDGFRIDVAHGMVKADGLPDAGCTGQARLVVSGELPYFDRDGVHEIYREWRKVLDSYPGERIGVAEAWVRSPDRLARYLRPDELHQAFNFHYITTGWSAREFREVIDTSLAAVSDVGAPTTWVLSNHDVERHVTRYGGGATGLRRARAAALLTLALPGSVYLYQGEELGLPEVTDLPDEVLTDPVWERSGHTDRGRDGCRVPLPWSGKEPPFGFGTSPWLPQPREWAALTVEAQDGDPGSTLSLYRTALRLRRALSDAELRWLDHGREVLAFTRGTGFACTVNFGSAPVTLPRPGRSLLASCAESELGGDDRAIVLPGDSAVWWSRDSDR, encoded by the coding sequence ATGAGCGACCTCTGGTGGCAGACCGCTGTGATCTACCAGGTCTACGTGCGCAGCTTCGCCGACGGCAACGGCGGAGGCGTCGGTGACCTACCTGGCGTGCGTGACAGGCTCGACTACCTCGCTGGCCTAGGGGTGGACGCGGTGTGGCTCACCCCGTTCTACGTCTCTCCGATGGCCGACGGCGGATACGACGTAGCCGACTACCGCGCGGTGGACCCACTGTTCGGCGACCTTTCCGACGCCGAGGCGCTGATCGCCGACGCGCACGCTCGCGGGCTGCGGGTCATCGTCGACGTGGTGCCCAACCACACGTCCTCACAGCATCCGTGGTTCGTCGAGGCGCTCGCCTCTCCGGCAGGCTCGGCGGCGAGGCAGCGCTACATCTTCCGGGACGGATGCGGCGACGAGCCACCCAACGACTGGGAGTCGATGTTCGGCGGGTCGGCCTGGACACGGGTACCGGACGGGCAGTGGTACCTGCACCTGTTCGACCCCGCGCAGCCGGACCTCAACTGGGAACACCCTGACGTGCGTACGGAGTTCGACGACATCCTGCGGTTCTGGCTCGACCGCGGTGTCGACGGCTTCCGGATCGACGTCGCACACGGCATGGTGAAGGCGGACGGACTACCCGACGCGGGCTGCACCGGCCAGGCGAGGCTGGTGGTCAGCGGGGAACTGCCGTACTTCGACAGGGACGGCGTGCACGAGATCTACCGGGAGTGGCGCAAGGTCCTCGACTCCTACCCGGGTGAGCGAATCGGGGTGGCCGAGGCGTGGGTACGCAGCCCTGACCGGCTGGCGCGCTACCTCAGGCCCGACGAGTTGCACCAGGCGTTCAACTTCCACTACATCACCACCGGCTGGTCGGCGCGGGAGTTTCGCGAGGTCATCGACACCTCCCTCGCCGCGGTTTCCGATGTCGGCGCGCCCACGACCTGGGTGTTGTCCAATCACGACGTCGAGCGCCACGTCACCCGCTACGGCGGAGGAGCCACCGGGCTGCGCAGGGCACGGGCGGCGGCGTTGCTCACCTTGGCCCTACCCGGCTCGGTGTACCTGTACCAGGGGGAGGAACTTGGGCTGCCGGAGGTGACCGACCTGCCGGACGAGGTGCTCACCGACCCGGTGTGGGAGCGTTCCGGCCACACCGACCGCGGTCGTGACGGCTGCCGGGTCCCACTGCCGTGGTCGGGGAAGGAGCCGCCGTTCGGCTTCGGCACATCGCCGTGGTTGCCGCAGCCGCGCGAGTGGGCCGCGCTGACGGTCGAAGCCCAGGACGGCGATCCCGGCTCGACACTGTCGCTGTACCGCACGGCGTTGCGGCTGCGGCGCGCCCTGTCCGATGCCGAACTACGGTGGCTTGACCACGGCCGCGAGGTGCTGGCCTTCACGAGGGGGACCGGCTTCGCCTGCACCGTGAACTTCGGTTCGGCTCCGGTCACCTTGCCGCGGCCGGGCAGGTCGCTGCTGGCCAGCTGTGCGGAGTCCGAACTCGGCGGCGACGACCGCGCCATCGTCCTTCCCGGGGACAGCGCCGTGTGGTGGAGCAGGGACTCCGACCGTTGA
- a CDS encoding LCP family protein gives MEPPRRPPARAERPPVPAVPPPAPPTAQVAALLDDGDARLTSTPPPPPKRSGQAAPPPPPRPRQAPPPPPERSLEDRLTMTDQLEPVDDATKYRRKIDDSLARFSAAHDELEAEEQERRRRRSRLVARLEQTRTKLQRVVSTARGSGTPRRDGDPDDAEEDAQGAAEPDLEQEESADGDNKAERQAGVTTRTKLGRLDRALAGRATCIVIAVLVFLATGVAWGAKTWFNSKFNEIAALDENSADIRNASAQLGDENFLIVGSDTREGAAAEENVGDADGIPGARSDTVMLAHVPKDRRRAVVVSFPRDLEVSRPACERWDSATGEYGEVIEAAERVKLNSAFTVGGPRCVTKLIQQLSGMKINHFVGIDFHGFKGMVDAVGGVTVHLDEPMRDQELGLIVAETGDVVLRGDQALNFVRARKVYGDPTFSDYGRMQRQQQFMSSLLKATLSRNVLLDMGRLNDFVNAFASSTFGENIGVDELLTLAQSMRGLDAGSVQFLTVPTVGEANERGNEVLLERETRDLFQALIENTPMPGEEPKRGKSGPEQTTPSSGTSQAAPM, from the coding sequence GTGGAGCCGCCCCGCCGACCGCCCGCGCGCGCCGAGCGGCCACCTGTGCCCGCCGTGCCGCCGCCCGCCCCGCCGACCGCGCAGGTGGCGGCTCTGCTCGACGACGGCGACGCGCGGCTGACCAGCACACCGCCGCCTCCCCCGAAGCGGTCAGGGCAGGCGGCGCCACCGCCGCCTCCCCGGCCCAGGCAGGCACCACCGCCGCCGCCGGAACGGTCTCTCGAAGACCGGCTCACGATGACCGATCAACTCGAGCCGGTCGACGACGCGACCAAGTACCGGCGCAAGATCGACGATTCGCTTGCCCGGTTCTCCGCGGCGCACGACGAACTGGAAGCCGAGGAACAGGAGCGCCGCAGGCGTCGCAGCCGGCTGGTGGCCCGGCTCGAGCAGACCAGGACGAAGCTACAGCGCGTGGTCTCCACCGCGCGGGGTTCCGGCACGCCACGGCGTGACGGTGACCCCGACGACGCTGAGGAGGATGCTCAAGGGGCTGCTGAGCCGGACCTGGAGCAGGAAGAGTCAGCCGACGGAGACAACAAGGCCGAGCGGCAGGCTGGCGTCACGACGCGGACCAAGCTCGGACGGCTTGACCGCGCGCTGGCCGGTCGGGCCACGTGCATCGTCATCGCCGTGCTCGTCTTCCTCGCCACCGGAGTCGCCTGGGGCGCCAAGACCTGGTTCAACTCCAAGTTCAACGAGATCGCGGCGCTCGACGAGAACTCGGCCGACATCCGCAACGCCTCCGCCCAACTCGGCGACGAGAACTTTCTCATCGTCGGCTCCGACACCCGTGAGGGCGCGGCAGCCGAGGAGAACGTCGGAGACGCCGACGGCATCCCGGGCGCACGCTCCGACACGGTGATGCTCGCGCACGTCCCCAAGGACCGCAGGCGCGCCGTGGTCGTCTCGTTCCCGAGGGACCTCGAGGTGAGCCGCCCCGCGTGCGAGCGATGGGATTCAGCCACGGGGGAGTACGGCGAGGTCATCGAGGCAGCCGAGCGGGTGAAGCTCAACTCGGCATTCACCGTCGGTGGCCCCCGCTGTGTCACCAAGCTCATCCAGCAACTGTCCGGAATGAAGATCAACCACTTCGTCGGCATCGACTTCCACGGCTTCAAGGGCATGGTCGACGCGGTCGGCGGCGTAACCGTGCACCTCGACGAGCCGATGCGCGACCAGGAACTCGGCCTCATCGTCGCCGAGACCGGTGACGTGGTGCTGCGCGGCGATCAGGCCCTGAACTTCGTTCGGGCACGCAAGGTCTACGGCGACCCGACATTCTCCGACTACGGCCGGATGCAGCGGCAGCAGCAGTTCATGTCGTCGCTGCTGAAGGCGACGCTGTCACGGAACGTGCTGCTCGACATGGGCAGGCTGAACGACTTCGTCAACGCGTTCGCCTCCTCGACGTTCGGCGAGAACATCGGTGTGGACGAACTGCTCACCCTCGCTCAGTCGATGCGGGGGCTCGACGCGGGCAGCGTCCAGTTCCTCACCGTGCCTACCGTCGGCGAGGCCAACGAACGCGGCAACGAGGTATTGCTGGAGCGGGAAACTCGTGACCTCTTCCAAGCGCTGATCGAGAACACGCCGATGCCCGGCGAGGAGCCGAAGCGCGGCAAGTCCGGTCCCGAACAGACGACGCCTTCCTCCGGCACCTCGCAGGCCGCACCCATGTAG
- the phoU gene encoding phosphate signaling complex protein PhoU, protein MREAYHVELENLAERLAGMSGQVADAMERATKAMLESDLELAERVISSDSLVDDARADCEEQAYALLALQAPVATDLRVVLAAIHAAESLERMGDLALHVAKAARRRHPDPVLPENVRPYFAEMGKAAVRLARRAEQVIRTRDVEAARAIETDDDQVDDIHRHLFSVLMDKDWPHGVAAAVDVTLLGRFYERYADHAVSVAKRMVFVVTGRMPGYSATEA, encoded by the coding sequence ATGCGCGAGGCTTACCACGTTGAACTCGAGAATCTGGCCGAACGGCTCGCGGGCATGTCCGGCCAGGTCGCCGACGCCATGGAGCGAGCGACCAAGGCCATGCTCGAGTCCGATCTCGAATTGGCGGAGCGGGTCATCAGTAGCGACTCCCTGGTGGACGACGCACGCGCGGACTGCGAGGAGCAGGCATACGCGTTGCTGGCACTACAGGCCCCCGTCGCGACAGACCTGCGGGTCGTGCTCGCCGCCATCCACGCCGCGGAAAGCCTTGAGCGGATGGGTGACCTGGCACTTCACGTTGCCAAGGCCGCCCGCAGGCGTCACCCTGACCCGGTGCTGCCGGAGAACGTGCGGCCGTACTTCGCCGAGATGGGCAAGGCCGCGGTTCGCCTCGCCCGGCGCGCCGAGCAGGTCATCCGCACCAGGGACGTGGAGGCGGCCAGGGCTATCGAGACCGATGACGACCAGGTGGACGACATCCACCGGCACCTGTTCAGCGTGCTGATGGACAAGGACTGGCCGCACGGGGTCGCCGCGGCCGTGGACGTCACCCTGCTCGGGCGGTTCTACGAGCGCTACGCCGACCACGCCGTTTCGGTCGCCAAGAGGATGGTGTTCGTTGTCACTGGCCGGATGCCGGGGTACTCCGCCACCGAGGCGTGA
- a CDS encoding sigma-70 family RNA polymerase sigma factor: MGTAGLEQAETYRVELRGYCYRMLGCGFEAEDAVQETMLRAWRNRDGFDSDRGSLRSWLYAIATNVCLDMLRGSQRRALAMDLGPAARPGAELGEPLPEHRWVQPVPDAHVLPAHGDPAELTALRASVRLAFVAALQYLPPRQRAALILRDVLRWHADEVSRLLGCTVAAVNSALQRARSTLASRDTARPGEPAGTRQRELLARYLKAFENYDVAALTALLHEDATMSMPPFTWWLRGREHIRQVLLAAEADKPCEGARLLPTAASGAPAFAQYRDGEPFALVVVDLVDDLIGATTTYLGARLFGLFGLPMSFEEPPRTSGVPFSKGTSDTTGG, translated from the coding sequence ATGGGGACCGCTGGCCTCGAACAGGCCGAGACGTACCGGGTCGAGTTGCGCGGCTACTGCTACCGGATGCTGGGCTGCGGGTTCGAAGCCGAGGACGCGGTGCAGGAGACGATGCTGCGCGCGTGGCGGAACCGGGACGGTTTCGACAGCGACCGAGGGAGCCTCCGCAGCTGGCTCTACGCCATCGCCACCAACGTGTGCCTCGACATGCTCCGCGGTTCACAACGCCGGGCACTCGCGATGGACCTCGGCCCGGCGGCCAGGCCAGGAGCGGAGCTGGGCGAGCCGCTGCCGGAACACAGGTGGGTTCAGCCGGTTCCGGACGCCCACGTGCTCCCGGCTCACGGCGATCCCGCTGAGTTGACCGCGTTGCGGGCGAGCGTGCGGCTGGCCTTCGTGGCCGCACTGCAGTACCTGCCGCCTCGGCAGCGCGCGGCGCTCATCCTCCGAGACGTGCTGCGTTGGCACGCCGACGAGGTGTCGCGGCTGCTCGGGTGCACCGTCGCCGCGGTCAACAGCGCGCTGCAGCGGGCCCGTTCGACCCTGGCCAGCCGCGACACCGCCCGCCCTGGCGAGCCCGCAGGGACTCGGCAGCGGGAGTTGCTGGCTCGCTACCTGAAAGCATTCGAGAACTATGACGTCGCGGCACTGACGGCGCTACTGCACGAGGACGCGACGATGTCGATGCCGCCGTTCACCTGGTGGCTGCGGGGTAGAGAGCACATCCGCCAGGTGTTGCTGGCAGCCGAAGCCGACAAGCCGTGCGAGGGCGCACGGTTGCTCCCCACTGCGGCCAGCGGTGCTCCCGCCTTCGCCCAGTACCGCGACGGCGAACCGTTCGCGCTGGTGGTCGTGGACCTTGTCGACGACCTCATCGGCGCAACCACCACGTATCTGGGCGCTCGGTTGTTCGGGTTGTTCGGCTTGCCGATGAGTTTCGAAGAGCCGCCTCGTACCAGTGGTGTGCCGTTCTCGAAAGGCACATCCGATACGACAGGAGGCTGA
- the pstC gene encoding phosphate ABC transporter permease subunit PstC, whose amino-acid sequence MFPSTAERSRARKVPQRPGDRIFAGASTAAGVLILIVLAGVAAFLLVEAWPSLTAPAQDIPGGEGVAVYVWPLLFGTLLSAMFALLLAAPLAVAIALFVTYYAPRRISQALGYLIDLLAAVPSIIYGLWGFTQLAPLTVEPTTWLSENLGFIPFFAGPPSATGRTMLVAILVLAVMILPIITAVVREAFRQTPRLHEEASLALGATRWEMIKMAALPFGRSSIIGASMLGLGRALGETMAVAIVLSVSGGVTFNLIGTGNPSTIAANIALQFPESTGIAVNTLIASGLVLFALTLVVNMAARAVIERRKEFSGAN is encoded by the coding sequence GTGTTCCCCAGCACAGCGGAGAGGTCGCGGGCACGAAAAGTGCCGCAGCGGCCAGGGGACCGCATCTTCGCGGGCGCCTCGACCGCAGCGGGCGTCCTTATCCTCATCGTCCTCGCAGGGGTCGCCGCGTTTCTGCTCGTGGAGGCCTGGCCCTCGCTGACCGCTCCCGCGCAGGACATCCCGGGCGGCGAGGGAGTCGCGGTCTACGTGTGGCCGCTGCTGTTCGGCACCCTGCTCTCCGCGATGTTCGCGCTACTGCTGGCCGCGCCACTTGCGGTGGCGATCGCGCTGTTCGTCACCTACTACGCGCCTCGCCGGATCTCCCAAGCGCTGGGCTACCTCATCGACCTGCTCGCCGCCGTGCCCAGCATCATCTACGGCCTGTGGGGGTTCACCCAGCTCGCGCCGCTGACGGTCGAACCGACCACCTGGCTTTCGGAAAACCTCGGCTTCATCCCGTTCTTCGCGGGACCACCTTCCGCGACCGGCCGCACCATGCTGGTGGCGATCCTCGTGCTCGCGGTGATGATCCTGCCGATCATCACCGCCGTGGTCAGGGAGGCGTTCCGGCAGACACCTCGGCTGCACGAGGAAGCCTCGCTCGCCCTCGGTGCGACCCGCTGGGAGATGATCAAGATGGCGGCGCTGCCTTTCGGCAGGTCGAGCATCATCGGTGCGTCCATGCTGGGGCTCGGCCGAGCGCTCGGCGAGACCATGGCGGTGGCGATCGTGCTGTCGGTGTCGGGCGGCGTCACCTTCAACCTCATCGGCACGGGTAACCCCTCGACCATCGCCGCCAACATCGCTTTGCAGTTCCCCGAGTCGACAGGCATCGCCGTCAACACCCTGATCGCGTCCGGGCTCGTGCTGTTCGCCCTCACGCTGGTGGTCAACATGGCTGCCCGTGCGGTGATCGAGCGGCGCAAGGAATTCTCGGGAGCCAACTGA
- a CDS encoding DUF6328 family protein, with translation MNDTDEPRHKRLARNVNELLGELRVAQAGVQILFGFLLAVVFTGTFRQASGFEKGLHLVTVLVTASATALLTAPAVWHRLLFRAGRRTAILRVGNKVVIAGLACLAVAVTLTVALIGKVVYGPVAMIVLGGLVGVLFAVLWFVVPRLL, from the coding sequence GTGAACGACACCGACGAGCCGCGCCACAAGCGCCTAGCGCGCAACGTGAACGAACTGCTTGGCGAGTTGCGGGTGGCGCAGGCCGGTGTACAGATCCTGTTCGGCTTCCTGCTGGCGGTTGTCTTCACCGGCACCTTCCGGCAGGCCAGCGGGTTCGAGAAGGGGCTACACCTGGTCACCGTCCTGGTCACCGCCTCGGCCACCGCGTTGCTGACCGCGCCAGCCGTCTGGCACCGGCTGCTGTTCCGTGCGGGAAGGCGGACCGCCATCCTGCGGGTCGGCAACAAGGTGGTCATCGCGGGCCTGGCGTGCTTGGCCGTGGCGGTCACCCTCACCGTCGCGTTGATCGGCAAGGTGGTCTACGGCCCGGTCGCCATGATCGTGCTGGGCGGCCTCGTCGGTGTGCTGTTCGCCGTGTTGTGGTTCGTGGTGCCCCGGCTGCTTTGA
- a CDS encoding DMT family transporter produces the protein MAVAAALWGTDGLLRLPLADALPAATVVFAEHLLVVAVLLPLLPRAVRALLACGPVEWVAVLVIGGGSSALATALFTAAFQSGDPVTPLVLQKLQPLFAMLAAFLLLGERLRGGYLLFALPALLGAWLLAFADPFEVEVAAARTALLALGAAALWAAGTVLARLVSARLRPAEVTVLRFSIGLPFAAIVVAVQGNPFAVGWGNAVGVALLALVPGLLALSLYYVGMRATPAARATLAELAFPVTAALVSVTVLGATLSVTQWIGLVVVVASITGLGWHERGSEAAVVVEPRKVGVSP, from the coding sequence GTGGCCGTCGCGGCCGCGCTGTGGGGCACGGATGGATTGTTGCGGCTGCCGCTGGCCGACGCCTTGCCGGCCGCGACCGTGGTGTTCGCCGAGCACCTGCTGGTCGTGGCCGTGTTGTTGCCGCTGCTGCCGAGGGCGGTACGCGCGCTGCTCGCGTGTGGGCCCGTTGAATGGGTCGCCGTGCTCGTGATCGGCGGTGGTTCCTCGGCGCTGGCTACCGCCCTGTTCACCGCTGCGTTCCAGAGCGGCGATCCGGTGACGCCGCTGGTGTTGCAGAAGCTGCAGCCGCTGTTCGCCATGCTGGCGGCTTTCTTGCTGCTCGGTGAGCGGCTGCGCGGCGGCTACCTGCTGTTCGCACTACCCGCGCTGCTCGGTGCCTGGCTGCTGGCCTTCGCCGATCCGTTCGAGGTCGAGGTCGCCGCCGCTCGGACCGCGTTGCTCGCGCTCGGTGCGGCGGCGTTGTGGGCGGCGGGCACCGTGCTCGCGAGGCTGGTGTCGGCCAGGCTGCGCCCCGCGGAGGTCACCGTGTTGCGATTCTCGATCGGCCTGCCGTTCGCCGCGATTGTGGTGGCCGTGCAGGGGAATCCGTTCGCGGTGGGTTGGGGAAACGCGGTCGGTGTCGCGCTGTTGGCGCTGGTTCCGGGGCTGCTCGCGCTGAGCCTGTACTACGTCGGCATGCGGGCGACGCCCGCGGCTCGCGCCACACTTGCCGAGCTGGCCTTCCCGGTGACGGCCGCCTTGGTGAGCGTGACGGTGTTGGGTGCGACTCTTTCGGTCACCCAATGGATCGGGCTGGTCGTGGTCGTCGCTTCCATCACGGGGTTGGGCTGGCACGAGCGAGGCAGCGAAGCCGCTGTGGTGGTCGAGCCACGAAAGGTGGGTGTGTCGCCGTGA